The Rhododendron vialii isolate Sample 1 chromosome 8a, ASM3025357v1 genome has a window encoding:
- the LOC131335534 gene encoding FCS-Like Zinc finger 17-like yields MGEEDVPQRSENRFNFKPQRPQQRASVDDVGLRILIEISQGKSNFNIVVKKLTLKLKTKPTFPRNRIHTHHPMSFSHESNSFLKSCFLCTKELSLDRDVYMYKGDQGFCSVECRDRQIYLDEIKEMEESTKKMVANYRQCRRTSDRQESRALLEQFRQRHKPLPGPKDRSIVLFT; encoded by the exons ATGGGTGAAGAAGATGTCCCTCAAAGGAGCGAGAATAGATTCAATTTCAAGCCACAACGGCCACAACAGAGGGCTTCAGTGGATGATGTTGGGTTGCGGATTCTAATAGAGATTTCACAAGGCAAATCCAACTTTAATATTGTTGTTAAAAAACTCACTCTAAAGCTAAAGACCAAACCCACTTTCCCTAGGAATCGAATCCACACTCATCATCCCATGAGTTTCTCCCACGAATCTAATTCATTTCTCAAGTCCTGTTTTCTCTGCACCAAAGAGTTAAGCCTTGACAGAGATGTGTACATGTACAA AGGGGATCAAGGATTTTGCAGCGTGGAATGCAGGGACAGGCAAATATATTTGGATGAAATTAAGGAAATGGAAGAATCCACCAAGAAAATGGTAGCGAACTACCGGCAATGTCGCCGGACAAGTGACCGGCAGGAGTCCCGTGCCCTGTTGGAGCAATTCCGGCAGCGGCATAAGCCGTTGCCAGGTCCGAAGGATCGATCGATAGTACTCTTTACATAG
- the LOC131335533 gene encoding AT-rich interactive domain-containing protein 4: protein MMFSVQGASKNTCGVLAVLCGRTFEEKQKQDAADTQRYPFPEIVSSGRLEVQTLNNPSRQEFRRVVDSCQPNFVYLQGEQLPHDEIGSLVWAGAHLSTAEAVAGLFGSVLPTTVYLELPNGEKLAEALHSKGIPYVIYWKNTFSCYAACHFRHALFSVVQSSSSHTWDAFQLAHASFRLYCIRNNLVLPANSQKSNDNLGPHLLGEPPKINVTPPELAVGDDEEGSSDAAAVNIYDDDVSMKFLVCGVACSLDACLLGSLEDGLNALLSIEMRGSKLHNRVSALPPPLQAGTFSRGVVTMRCDFSTCSSAHISLLVSGSAQTCFDDQLLENHIKSEVIEKSQLIHALPNSEENRQPLSEPRRSASVACGASVFEVCMKVPAWASQVLRQLAPDVSYRSLAALGIASIQGLAVASFEKDDAERLLFFCTKQGKDPNLNSSYFSTLPSWLRPPAPSRKRSELCQETSQGPPNGLVVGNAKREDKGLTNGVISIPLVPVRRQLKVAAMRPIPHIRHQKMLPFSATIEVDGHDRGQVKASVSVAPSKHSLMGSNPISHRKSNSNSFQAKQIISLNPLPLKKHGCDRSPIHVCSEEEFLKDVMQFLILRGHTRLIPQGGLAEFPDAILNAKRLDLFNLYREVVSRGGFHVGNGINWKGQVFSKMRNHTVTNRMTGVGNTLKRHYETYLLEYELAHDDVDGECCLLCHSSAAGDWVNCGICGEWAHFGCDRRQGLGAFKDYAKTDGLEYICPQCSISNFKKKLQKTSNGYS from the exons ATGATGTTTAGCGTTCAGGGAGCTTCAAAGAATACTTGTGGTGTCCTTGCAGTCTTATGTGGGAGAACTTTTGAAGAGAAGCAAAAGCAAGATGCAGCCGACACTCAGAGATATCCATTCCCAGAAATTGTTTCTTCCGGGCGTTTAGAG GTTCAGACTCTTAACAATCCAAGTAGACAAGAGTTCCGTAGAGTGGTGGACTCATGTCAGCCAAATTTTGTGTATTTACAAGGAGAACAACTACCACATGATGAAATTGGATCTCTGGTGTGGGCGGGTGCTCACTTGTCCACTGCTGAAGCTGTAGCTGGGCTGTTTGGTTCCGTTTTGCCCACCACT GTTTATTTGGAGCTCCCAAATGGAGAAAAGCTGGCTGAGGCTCTTCATTCAAAG GGAATTCCTTATGTCATATATTGGAAGAATACATTTTCTTGTTATGCTGCTTGCCATTTTCGGCATGCGTTATTTTCAGTTGTGCAAAG TTCATCTAGCCATACATGGGATGCTTTCCAGCTTGCTCATGCTTCATTTAGGCTTTACTGCATAAGAAACAACCTTGTCCTTCCAGCTAACAGCCAGAAAAGTAACGATAATCTGGGTCCACACCTTCTTGGGGAACCTCCGAAGATCAATGTCACTCCACCTGAGCTAGCTGTGGGGGATGATGAAGAAGGCTCTTCTGATGCGGCTGCTGTAAATATATATGATGATGATGTGAGCATGAAGTTTCTTGTTTGTGGAGTGGCATGTTCCTTG GATGCTTGCTTATTGGGTTCTTTGGAAGATGGCCTCAATGCGCTCTTGAGTATTGAA ATGCGGGGAAGTAAACTTCATAACCGGGTTAG TGCCCTACCACCACCTCTTCAGGCAGGGACATTTTCACGCGGTGTTGTGACCATGCGTTGCGATTTTTCAACGTGTAGTTCTGCCCACATCTCTCTTCTGGTTTCTGGTAGTGCACAGACTTGCTTTGACGATCAG CTCTTGGAGAATCACATAAAGAGTGAAGTTATTGAAAAAAGCCAGCTTATCCATGCGCTGCCAAACAGCGAGGAAAATAGACAGCCTTTGTCAGAACCCAGGAGATCTGCTTCAGTAGCTTGTGGGGCATCAGTATTTGAAGTTTGCATGAAGGTCCCTGCATGGGCTTCACAG GTTTTGAGGCAACTAGCGCCAGATGTTTCTTATCGTAGTTTAGCTGCACTTGGCATTGCTAGCATTCAGGGATTAGCTGTTGCTTCATTTGAGAAAGATGATGCAGAACGACTTCTTTTCTTCTGTACTAAGCAAGGCAAAGATCCAAATCTCAACAGTTCTTATTTCAGCACACTTCCTAGCTGGTTAAGACCACCTGCTCCTAGTCGAAAGAGGTCTGAATTATGCCAAGAAACAAGTCAAGGCCCTCCCAATGGTTTGGTTGTTGGAAATGCCAAAAGGGAAGACAAAGGATTGACAAATGGCGTTATCAGTATACCCTTGGTGCCTGTTAGACGACAATTAAAAGTTGCAGCAATGAGGCCAATCCCTCATATTCGTCACCAGAAAATGCTTCCGTTTTCTGCAACAATTGAGGTGGATGGGCATGATAGAGGCCAAGTTAAGGCTAGTGTGTCAGTAGCTCCGTCAAAACACAGTTTGATGGGATCAAATCCTATTTCCCATCGGAAGTCAAATTCCAATTCATTTCAGGCCAAACAGATTATTTCGTTGAATCCCCTCCCGCTGAAGAAACATGGTTGCGACCGAAGCCCAATTCATGTTTGCTCTGAG GAGGAGTTTCTCAAGGACGTTATGCAGTTTCTAATCCTTAGGGGACATACCCGTCTCATTCCTCAAGGTGGGCTTGCAGAATTCCCCGATGCAATACTTAATGCAAAACGCCTGGACCTCTTCAACTTGTATAGGGAG GTGGTTTCAAGAGGTGGCTTTCATGTTGGCAATGGCATCAATTGGAAAGGACAGGTTTTTTCGAAGATGCGCAATCACACAGTGACCAATAGAATGACT GGTGTTGGGAATACGCTTAAAAGACATTACGAAACTTACCTTCTGGAGTACGAATTGGCTCATGACGATGTAGACGGAGAGTGCTGCTTGTTATGCCACAG TAGCGCAGCAGGTGATTGGGTAAACTGTGGTATATGCGGCGAGTGGGCCCATTTTGGTTGCGACAGAAGGCAGGGCCTCGGTGCCTTTAAG GATTATGCAAAAACAGATGGACTAGAGTACATATGTCCACAATGCAGCATTTCAAATTTCAAGAAGAAACTGCAGAAAACATCTAATGGATATTCTTAA
- the LOC131335535 gene encoding protein SENESCENCE-ASSOCIATED GENE 21, mitochondrial-like, with protein sequence MSKVPANAFLLLRKQAYSVGVENVRVQVVASASETRNNAVDSSTEDKGIAEQKDTTVDKEIMPLAGKKEEFWMRDPKTGNWIPETHINEVDAAELRDKFLPDKAKH encoded by the exons ATGTCGAAGGTTCCCGCTAACGCCTTTCTCCTTCTCAG GAAGCAAGCATACAGTGTTGGCGTGGAGAATGTGAGAGTGCAGGTGGTGGCCTCTGCTTCAGAGACGAGGAACAATGCCGTGGATTCGAGCACTGAGGACAAGGGAATTGCTGAGCAAAAAGATACTACTGTGGACAAGGAAATTATGCCTCTAGCcgggaaaaaagaagagttttGGATGAGAGATCCAAAGACGGGAAATTGGATTCCGGAGACTCATATCAATGAGGTCGATGCTGCAGAGCTGAGGGACAAGTTTCTCCCAGACAAAGCTAAACACTGA
- the LOC131335536 gene encoding uncharacterized protein LOC131335536, with amino-acid sequence MWYRSASFILDTQQQLRDDAVAAAAQLPESRILSPATTATATATHNSSSMAETLQNPNPNVSAYYQTRAAHHGVVTSDWLAQAQAAVGRHPDDLPPENSKAGDFGKAFSVVDEFNNWRKQPDLAEAVAAIRALASVIRSSEATTMMELEIELKKASDSLKSWDTTSISLTAGCDLFMRYVTRTSALEYEDFTSAKSRLIERAEKFGEISYKARKIIAMLSQEFIFDGCTILVHGFSRVVLEVLKTAAQNRKLFRVLCTEGRPDRTGLRLSNELAKLDIPVKLLIDSAVAYSMDEVDMVFVGADGVVESGGIINMMGTYQIALVAQSMNKPVYVAAESYKFARLYPLDQKDMAPALRPIDFGVPIPSKVEVETSARDYTPPQYLTLLFTDLGVLTPSVVSDELIQLYL; translated from the exons ATGTGGTATAGATCAGCCTCATTCATTCTCGACACCCAACAACAGCTACGAGACGACGCCGTAGCAGCAGCAGCTCAGTTACCCGAGAGCCGTATCCTCTCTCCAGCCACCACCGCCACGGCCACCGCCACTCATAACTCCTCTTCCATGGCCGAGAccctccaaaaccctaaccctaacgtCTCCGCCTACTACCAGACGCGGGCGGCCCACCACGGCGTCGTCACCAGCGACTGGCTGGCCCAGGCGCAGGCAGCCGTGGGCCGCCACCCCGACGACCTCCCGCCGGAGAATTCCAAGGCCGGTGATTTCGGGAAGGCGTTCAGCGTGGTTGACGAGTTCAATAACTGGAGGAAACAGCCCGATCTGGCCGAGGCGGTGGCCGCGATTAGGGCTTTGGCTTCTGTCATTCGGTCCAGCGAGGCTACCACCATGATGGAGCTCGAGATTGAGCTTAAGAAGGCCTCTGATTCACTCAAA TCATGGGACACTACCTCCATCTCTTTGACGGCTGGCTGTGATCTTTTCATGCGCTACGTAACAAGAACTTCAGCTTTAGAGTATGAGGACTTTACTTCAGCTAAGTCTCGCCTCATTGAACGTGCTGAGAAGTTTGGGGAGATATCTTACAAG GCACGTAAAATCATTGCAATGCTTAGCCAAGAGTTCATTTTTGATggctgtaccattttggtgcatGGTTTCTCCAGAGTAGTTTTGGAAGTTCTCAAGACAGCAGCACAGAATAGGAAACTCTTTCGAGTTCTTTGTACAG AGGGAAGGCCAGACAGAACAGGGTTACGGTTGTCAAATGAGCTAGCCAAGCTTGATATTCCTGTGAAGCTCTTAATAGACTCCGCTGTGGCATATAGTATGGATGAAGTTGATATGGTATTTGTTGGAGCAGACGGAGTGGTTGAAAGCGGAGGCATAATTAACATGATGGGGACCTATCAAATTGCTTTGGTGGCCCAAAGCATGAACAAACCAGTTTACGTGGCTGCTGAAAGCTACAAG TTTGCTCGCTTGTATCCGCTAGACCAGAAAGACATGGCCCCTGCCCTGCGTCCGATTGATTTTGGGGTACCTATACCATCCAAGGTCGAAGTGGAAACCTCGGCCCGGGATTATACACCCCCTCAATATCTCACCCTGCTTTTCACAGATCTTGGAGTTTTGACACCATCTGTTGTTAGTGATGAGCTCATTCAGCTGTACTTGTAG